Proteins from a genomic interval of Leifsonia shinshuensis:
- a CDS encoding HAD-IC family P-type ATPase: protein MLDARTREGLSAAEVAERRAEGRVNLQRQPGSRSISDILRENIFTLFNGILTGCFIAVVLLGDLRDGFFYGVVVVNALIGIVQEVRAKRVLDRAALLAAPESRVRRDGAVVAIALEDVVLDDLLVLRPGDQIPADAVVAESTGLSLDESLLTGESEPVFKDEGAQLLSGSHVASGTGYAVVTAVGADSYASKLTSEIRRHSLVHSELRDATNRILVYLSWILGPVILVTIIGRVLTYGGFDQLFTDERWRRALLDAVAAVVGMIPEGLVLLTSLAFGVAAIQLAARKVLVQELAAVEVLARVDVLCLDKTGTLTSGELVLEGTEPIGEVPAELGEIALAAFGADETGNATSGILSTGFRSDRFRVERRIPFSSATKYSGLVMRVDGEESAWVLGAPERVLAAHEEALRRATAIASTGRRTLALARAIDPLPHGAHVPLGDLRVEPALLVVLGETLRPEAPETLGYFGEQAVRVVVMSGDNPVTVEAIARALNMEGEAVDASALQTDDDLAAALERSSIFGRVSPEQKRTAVGLLQQQGRTVAMTGDGVNDAMAIKDANLGIAMGTATAATKAVSRLVLLDNRFDRLPDVLASGRRVIANVERVSNIFLAKTVYGILLALFSAVVLWPFPFLPRQLTLVSTLAIGIPSFFLALAPNKRIYTPGVLPRILRYSIPTGIIAGLTAVVAYAPLHRAIPLHEARSVTTVALFCVSLWILCVLTRPLTTWRWFLLGGVAAAFVLVCVIPATASFFEMHLSLDTALLWGIAVGAVGAAGIELFYRFARRRGLVFDRV from the coding sequence ATGCTCGACGCGCGCACCAGGGAGGGGCTGAGCGCCGCGGAGGTGGCGGAGCGCCGCGCCGAAGGACGGGTGAACCTCCAGCGCCAGCCGGGCTCGCGCTCGATCTCCGACATCCTGCGCGAGAACATCTTCACGCTGTTCAACGGCATCCTGACCGGCTGCTTCATCGCCGTGGTGCTGCTCGGCGACCTGCGCGACGGCTTCTTCTACGGCGTCGTGGTGGTCAACGCGCTGATCGGCATCGTGCAGGAGGTCCGCGCCAAGCGGGTGCTCGACCGGGCGGCCCTGCTCGCGGCGCCCGAGAGCCGGGTCCGGCGCGACGGCGCGGTCGTCGCGATCGCCCTGGAGGACGTCGTGCTCGACGACCTGCTCGTGCTGCGCCCCGGCGACCAGATCCCCGCCGACGCGGTCGTCGCCGAGAGCACGGGCCTCTCGCTCGACGAGTCGCTGCTGACCGGGGAGTCCGAGCCGGTCTTCAAGGACGAGGGAGCGCAGCTGCTCTCCGGCTCGCACGTCGCCAGCGGCACCGGCTACGCGGTCGTCACCGCGGTCGGCGCCGACTCCTATGCGAGCAAGCTGACCAGCGAGATCCGCCGGCACTCGCTCGTCCACTCCGAGCTGCGGGACGCGACCAACCGCATCCTGGTCTACCTGTCCTGGATCCTCGGCCCGGTCATCCTCGTGACGATCATCGGGCGGGTGCTCACCTACGGCGGCTTCGACCAGCTCTTCACCGACGAGCGCTGGCGGCGCGCGCTGCTCGACGCCGTGGCGGCCGTGGTCGGCATGATCCCCGAGGGCCTGGTGCTGCTGACCAGCCTGGCGTTCGGCGTCGCCGCCATCCAGCTCGCCGCGCGCAAGGTGCTCGTGCAGGAGCTCGCGGCCGTGGAGGTCCTCGCCCGCGTCGACGTGCTCTGCCTCGACAAGACCGGCACGCTGACCAGCGGAGAGCTGGTCCTGGAGGGCACCGAACCGATCGGGGAGGTGCCGGCGGAGCTCGGCGAGATCGCGCTCGCCGCGTTCGGCGCCGACGAGACCGGGAACGCGACCTCCGGCATCCTCTCGACCGGGTTCCGCAGCGACCGGTTCCGGGTCGAGCGGCGGATCCCGTTCAGCTCGGCCACCAAGTACAGCGGACTGGTCATGCGCGTCGACGGCGAGGAGAGCGCGTGGGTGCTCGGCGCCCCCGAGCGCGTGCTGGCCGCCCACGAGGAGGCGCTGCGGCGCGCGACGGCCATCGCGTCGACCGGGCGCAGGACGCTGGCGCTCGCCCGGGCGATCGACCCGCTCCCGCACGGAGCGCACGTCCCGCTCGGCGACCTGCGGGTGGAGCCGGCGCTGCTGGTCGTCTTGGGCGAGACGCTGCGGCCGGAGGCACCCGAGACGCTCGGCTACTTCGGCGAGCAGGCGGTGCGCGTCGTTGTGATGTCCGGAGACAACCCGGTCACCGTCGAGGCGATCGCCCGGGCGCTGAACATGGAGGGCGAGGCCGTGGACGCCTCCGCCCTGCAGACCGACGACGACCTCGCCGCGGCGCTGGAGCGCTCCAGCATCTTCGGCCGGGTGAGCCCGGAGCAGAAGCGGACGGCCGTCGGCCTCCTGCAGCAGCAGGGCCGCACGGTGGCGATGACCGGCGACGGCGTCAACGACGCCATGGCGATCAAGGACGCCAACCTCGGCATCGCCATGGGGACGGCGACGGCGGCGACCAAGGCGGTCTCCCGGCTGGTGCTCCTCGACAACCGCTTCGACCGGCTGCCGGATGTGCTCGCCTCCGGCCGGCGCGTGATCGCCAACGTCGAGCGGGTCTCGAACATCTTCCTGGCGAAGACCGTGTACGGCATCCTGCTCGCGCTGTTCAGCGCGGTGGTGCTGTGGCCGTTCCCGTTCCTGCCGCGCCAGCTCACCCTGGTCTCGACGCTGGCGATCGGCATCCCGTCGTTCTTCCTCGCGCTCGCACCGAACAAGCGGATCTACACGCCGGGCGTGCTGCCGCGCATCCTGCGGTACTCGATCCCGACCGGGATCATCGCGGGCCTCACCGCCGTCGTCGCGTACGCCCCGCTGCACCGCGCCATCCCGCTGCACGAGGCGCGCAGCGTGACCACGGTGGCGCTGTTCTGCGTGTCGCTCTGGATCCTCTGCGTGCTCACCCGGCCGCTGACGACCTGGCGCTGGTTCCTGCTCGGCGGGGTGGCCGCGGCCTTCGTGCTGGTGTGCGTCATCCCGGCCACCGCGAGCTTCTTCGAGATGCACCTCTCGCTCGACACGGCGCTGCTCTGGGGGATCGCGGTCGGCGCCGTCGGCGCGGCCGGGATCGAGCTGTTCTACCGCTTCGCCCGGCGGCGCGGCCTGGTGTTCGACCGGGTCTGA
- the acnA gene encoding aconitate hydratase AcnA — protein MSAVNTFGAKSTLTVGSKDYTIFKIDTVDGYKKLPFSLKVLLENLLRTEDGANITADHIKALGGWDPEAEPDTEIQFTPARVIMQDFTGVPCIVDLATMREAVSSLGGDPDKINPLAPAEMVIDHSVIADLFGTEDALERNTDIEYERNGERYQFLRWGQTAFDDFKVVPPGTGIVHQVNIEYLARVTMTREVGGELLAYPDTCVGTDSHTTMVNGLGVLGWGVGGIEAEAAMLGQPVSMLIPKVVGFKLTGAIPTGVTATDVVLTITQMLRKHGVVGKFVEFYGAGVAEVPLANRATIGNMSPEFGSTAAMFPIDDVTLDYLRLTGRSEEQVALVEEYSKAQSLWHDPANEPVFSEYLELDLSTVVPSIAGPKRPQDRIELSHAKGQFEKDLVDYADISHDLVDLTISESFPASDPGELSPEDGHSHHVHTHHSHAPKTASSPTPVKLQDGTDFVIDHGAVAIAAITSCTNTSNPSVMLAAGLLARNAAAKGLKAKPWVKTTLAPGSKVVTDYYEKAGLTKDLEALGFYTVGYGCTTCIGNSGPLLDEISQAVNDSDLAVTAVLSGNRNFEGRINPDVKMNYLASPPLVIAYALAGSMNFDFEVDPLGTDADGNDVFLKDIWPDAAEVQQTIDSSINEGMFVHQYASVFEGDERWKSLATPTGSVFEWDEKSTYVRKPPYFEGMTLETTPVSDITGARVLAKLGDSVTTDHISPAGSIKADSPAGKYLNEHGIDRKDFNSYGSRRGNHEVMIRGTFANIRLRNQLLDGVEGGYTRDFTQADGPQSFIYDASQNYQAQGTPLVVLGGKEYGSGSSRDWAAKGTSLLGVRAVITESFERIHRSNLIGMGVVPLQFPAGESADSLGLDGTESFSITGLEELNEGRTPKTVHVVAEPTEHSPAGKQVVEFDAVVRIDTPGEADYYRNGGILQYVLRSLV, from the coding sequence GTGTCAGCTGTAAACACTTTCGGTGCGAAGAGCACCCTGACGGTGGGGTCGAAGGACTACACGATCTTCAAGATCGACACGGTCGACGGCTACAAGAAGCTCCCGTTCAGCCTCAAAGTGCTGCTGGAGAACCTGCTGCGCACCGAGGACGGCGCCAACATCACCGCCGACCACATCAAAGCCCTCGGCGGCTGGGACCCCGAGGCGGAGCCCGACACCGAGATCCAGTTCACGCCGGCCCGCGTCATCATGCAGGACTTCACCGGCGTGCCCTGCATCGTCGACCTCGCCACCATGCGCGAGGCCGTGTCCTCGCTCGGCGGCGACCCGGACAAGATCAACCCGCTCGCCCCGGCCGAGATGGTCATCGACCACTCCGTCATCGCCGACCTGTTCGGCACCGAGGACGCGCTGGAGCGCAACACCGACATCGAGTACGAGCGCAACGGCGAGCGCTACCAGTTCCTGCGCTGGGGCCAGACCGCGTTCGACGACTTCAAGGTCGTCCCGCCGGGGACCGGCATCGTCCACCAGGTGAACATCGAGTACCTGGCCCGCGTCACCATGACGCGTGAGGTCGGCGGCGAGCTGCTGGCCTACCCGGACACCTGCGTCGGCACCGACTCGCACACCACCATGGTCAACGGCCTCGGCGTGCTCGGCTGGGGCGTCGGCGGCATCGAGGCCGAGGCGGCCATGCTGGGCCAGCCGGTCTCCATGCTCATCCCCAAGGTCGTCGGCTTCAAGCTCACCGGCGCCATCCCGACCGGCGTGACCGCGACCGACGTCGTGCTCACCATCACGCAGATGCTGCGCAAGCACGGCGTGGTCGGCAAGTTCGTCGAGTTCTACGGCGCCGGCGTCGCGGAGGTCCCGCTCGCGAACCGCGCCACCATCGGCAACATGAGCCCCGAGTTCGGCTCGACCGCCGCGATGTTCCCGATCGACGACGTGACCCTCGACTACCTGCGCCTCACCGGCCGCAGCGAGGAGCAGGTCGCCCTGGTCGAGGAGTACTCGAAGGCGCAGAGCCTGTGGCACGACCCGGCCAACGAGCCGGTCTTCTCCGAGTACCTCGAGCTCGACCTCTCGACGGTCGTCCCTTCGATCGCCGGCCCGAAGCGCCCGCAGGACCGCATCGAGCTGAGCCACGCGAAGGGCCAGTTCGAGAAGGACCTGGTGGACTACGCGGACATCTCGCACGACCTGGTCGACCTGACCATCTCGGAGTCCTTCCCGGCCTCCGACCCGGGCGAGCTGTCCCCGGAGGACGGCCACAGCCACCACGTGCACACGCACCACAGCCACGCGCCGAAGACGGCCTCCAGCCCCACCCCGGTGAAGCTGCAGGACGGCACGGACTTCGTGATCGACCACGGCGCGGTCGCCATCGCGGCGATCACCTCGTGCACGAACACGTCGAACCCGTCGGTCATGCTGGCGGCCGGCCTGCTGGCCCGCAACGCCGCCGCGAAGGGCCTCAAGGCCAAGCCGTGGGTGAAGACCACGCTGGCTCCGGGCTCCAAGGTCGTCACCGACTACTACGAGAAGGCCGGCCTCACCAAGGACCTGGAGGCCCTCGGCTTCTACACGGTCGGCTACGGCTGCACCACCTGCATCGGCAACTCCGGCCCGCTGCTCGACGAGATCTCGCAGGCGGTCAACGACAGCGACCTCGCCGTCACCGCCGTCCTCTCGGGCAACCGCAACTTCGAGGGCCGGATCAACCCCGACGTCAAGATGAACTACCTGGCCAGCCCGCCGCTGGTCATCGCCTACGCGCTCGCCGGGTCGATGAACTTCGACTTCGAGGTCGACCCGCTGGGCACCGACGCCGACGGCAACGACGTGTTCCTCAAGGACATCTGGCCGGACGCCGCCGAGGTGCAGCAGACGATCGACTCCTCCATCAACGAGGGCATGTTCGTCCACCAGTACGCCTCGGTCTTCGAGGGCGACGAGCGCTGGAAGTCGCTCGCCACCCCGACCGGCTCGGTCTTCGAGTGGGACGAGAAGTCCACCTACGTGCGCAAGCCCCCGTACTTCGAGGGCATGACCCTGGAGACCACCCCGGTCAGCGACATCACCGGCGCCCGCGTGCTCGCCAAGCTCGGCGACTCGGTCACCACCGACCACATCTCGCCCGCCGGCTCCATCAAGGCGGACAGCCCGGCCGGCAAGTACCTGAACGAGCACGGCATCGACCGCAAGGACTTCAACTCCTACGGCTCGCGCCGCGGCAACCACGAGGTGATGATCCGCGGCACGTTCGCGAACATCCGCCTGCGCAACCAGCTGCTGGACGGCGTGGAGGGCGGCTACACCCGCGACTTCACGCAGGCCGACGGCCCGCAGTCGTTCATCTACGACGCCTCGCAGAACTACCAGGCGCAGGGCACCCCGCTCGTCGTGCTCGGCGGCAAGGAGTACGGCTCCGGCTCGTCGCGCGACTGGGCGGCGAAGGGCACCAGCCTCCTCGGCGTCCGCGCGGTCATCACCGAGAGCTTCGAGCGCATCCACCGCTCGAACCTGATCGGGATGGGCGTCGTCCCGCTCCAGTTCCCGGCCGGCGAGAGCGCCGACTCTCTGGGCCTGGACGGCACCGAGTCGTTCTCGATCACCGGGCTCGAAGAGCTCAACGAGGGCCGCACGCCCAAGACCGTGCACGTCGTCGCCGAGCCCACCGAGCACTCGCCGGCGGGCAAGCAGGTCGTCGAGTTCGACGCGGTGGTCCGGATCGACACCCCCGGTGAGGCCGACTACTACCGCAACGGCGGCATCCTGCAGTACGTCCTGCGGAGCCTGGTGTAA
- the dxs gene encoding 1-deoxy-D-xylulose-5-phosphate synthase: MSILETIHGPRDLDRLTERELDQLAAEVRAFLVANVAKTGGHLGPNLGVVETTIAIHRVFDSPRDAIVFDTGHQSYVHKLLTGRQDFSRLRQRGGLAGYPQRSESEHDIVESSHASSSLSWADGISRAFEMTGQDDRHVIAVVGDGALTGGMTWEALNNISDDNNRRLIIVVNDNGRSYAPTIGGMARFLNTVRTRRTYRNLYLSSRKAFDKLGTPGQSLYRGIRGGLHGFLSRFSNNESLYSNLDIKYIGPVHGHDIGAMEEALRQARNYGAPVIVHAITQKGRGYEPALRDAADQFHAVGQIDPETGEALESSTGQSWTSVFSDEIVKLAEKNPKLVGITAAMLRPTGLHKFAERFPDRVHDVGIAEQHAATSAAGLAYGGLHPVVAIYATFINRAFDQVLMDVALHKAGVTFVLDRAGVTGPDGPSHHGIWDLAILQVVPNIRLAAPRDGARFREELAEAVAVDDAPTVLRFPKGDVQADIPAVRRLEDGVDVLRESDSKDVLLVTVGPMADLGLKVADRLAAQGIGATVVDPRWVVPVPRSILSLAAAHRIVVTIEDGIRVGGIGTRVRQDLREAGIDTAVDELGLPDAFIDHATRSQILDDAGLTPQKIARDLVAQVLGSRIPIARPLPSEEPAEGVEAKKRRA, encoded by the coding sequence ATGAGCATCCTCGAAACCATCCACGGGCCGCGTGATCTCGACCGGCTCACGGAACGGGAGCTCGACCAGCTCGCCGCCGAAGTGCGGGCGTTCCTGGTCGCCAACGTCGCCAAGACCGGCGGCCACCTGGGCCCGAACCTCGGCGTGGTGGAGACGACGATCGCCATCCACCGCGTGTTCGACTCGCCGCGGGACGCGATCGTCTTCGACACCGGGCACCAGTCGTACGTGCACAAGCTGCTCACCGGCCGCCAGGACTTCTCCCGGCTGCGCCAGCGCGGCGGCCTCGCCGGCTACCCGCAGCGCTCCGAGTCCGAGCACGACATCGTCGAGAGCTCGCACGCGTCGTCGTCGCTGAGCTGGGCGGACGGCATCTCGCGCGCCTTCGAGATGACCGGTCAGGACGACCGGCACGTGATCGCCGTGGTGGGCGACGGCGCCCTCACCGGCGGGATGACGTGGGAGGCCCTCAACAACATCTCCGACGACAACAACCGCCGGCTGATCATCGTCGTCAACGACAACGGCCGCTCCTACGCGCCGACCATCGGCGGAATGGCCCGGTTCCTCAACACCGTGCGGACGCGGCGCACCTACCGCAACCTGTACCTGAGCAGCCGCAAGGCGTTCGACAAGCTCGGCACGCCCGGCCAGTCGCTGTACCGCGGCATCCGCGGCGGTCTGCACGGCTTCCTCAGCCGCTTCTCCAACAACGAGTCGCTGTACTCGAACCTCGACATCAAGTACATCGGGCCGGTGCACGGCCACGACATCGGGGCGATGGAGGAGGCGCTGCGCCAGGCGAGGAACTACGGCGCCCCGGTCATCGTGCACGCGATCACCCAGAAGGGCCGCGGCTACGAGCCCGCGCTGCGCGACGCCGCCGACCAGTTCCACGCGGTCGGCCAGATCGACCCGGAGACGGGCGAGGCCCTCGAGAGCTCGACCGGGCAGAGCTGGACCTCCGTGTTCTCCGACGAGATCGTGAAGCTCGCGGAGAAGAACCCGAAGCTCGTCGGCATCACCGCGGCCATGCTGCGGCCGACCGGGCTCCACAAGTTCGCCGAGCGGTTCCCCGACCGCGTGCACGACGTCGGCATCGCCGAGCAGCACGCGGCGACGAGTGCGGCGGGGCTGGCCTACGGTGGCCTTCACCCGGTCGTCGCGATCTACGCGACCTTCATCAACCGGGCGTTCGACCAGGTGCTGATGGACGTCGCGCTGCACAAGGCGGGCGTTACCTTCGTGCTCGACCGCGCCGGGGTGACCGGTCCGGACGGCCCCAGCCACCACGGCATCTGGGATCTCGCGATCCTGCAGGTGGTCCCGAACATCCGGCTCGCGGCGCCGCGCGACGGCGCGCGCTTCCGCGAGGAGCTGGCGGAGGCCGTGGCGGTGGACGACGCGCCCACCGTGCTGCGGTTCCCGAAGGGCGACGTGCAGGCGGACATCCCGGCGGTGCGCCGCCTGGAGGACGGCGTGGACGTGCTGCGCGAGTCCGACAGCAAGGACGTCCTGCTCGTCACGGTCGGACCGATGGCCGACCTCGGCCTCAAGGTGGCCGACCGGCTGGCGGCGCAGGGCATCGGCGCGACCGTCGTGGACCCGCGCTGGGTGGTCCCGGTGCCGCGCAGCATCCTGAGCCTCGCCGCCGCCCACCGGATCGTCGTGACGATCGAGGACGGCATCCGGGTCGGCGGGATCGGCACCCGCGTGCGCCAGGACCTCCGCGAAGCCGGCATCGACACCGCGGTGGACGAGCTCGGGCTGCCCGACGCGTTCATCGACCACGCGACCCGCAGCCAGATCCTGGACGACGCGGGCCTCACGCCGCAGAAGATCGCGCGCGACCTGGTCGCACAGGTGCTCGGCAGCCGCATCCCGATCGCGCGCCCGCTGCCGTCCGAGGAGCCGGCCGAGGGCGTGGAGGCCAAGAAGCGCCGCGCCTGA
- a CDS encoding dihydrofolate reductase family protein, producing the protein MALTKYYVASSIDGFIADVHDRIEWLMQFGFEEFDEHYQQFISGIGALVMGATTYEFVLGEQGPWPYQDLPTWVVTHRTLPVPEGADVTFFSGDIVQLDAELREAADDRDVWMVGGGALAAQFADRGLIDELHITYVPVLVGSGKPLLPVAEASRPLVLSGTKTFPSGAVEHIYRFA; encoded by the coding sequence ATGGCCCTCACCAAGTACTACGTCGCCTCCTCCATCGACGGCTTCATCGCCGACGTCCACGACCGCATCGAGTGGCTCATGCAGTTCGGCTTCGAGGAGTTCGACGAGCACTACCAGCAGTTCATCTCCGGCATCGGCGCGCTCGTGATGGGCGCGACGACCTACGAGTTCGTACTCGGCGAGCAGGGGCCGTGGCCGTACCAGGACCTCCCCACCTGGGTCGTCACGCACCGCACGCTGCCCGTGCCGGAAGGCGCCGATGTGACGTTCTTCTCCGGTGACATCGTGCAGCTCGACGCCGAGCTGCGGGAGGCCGCCGACGACCGCGACGTGTGGATGGTCGGCGGCGGCGCCCTGGCCGCCCAGTTCGCCGACCGTGGGCTGATCGACGAGCTGCACATCACCTACGTGCCGGTGCTCGTCGGCTCGGGCAAGCCGCTGCTGCCGGTCGCGGAGGCGAGCCGGCCGCTCGTGCTCTCGGGCACCAAGACCTTCCCGTCCGGCGCCGTCGAGCACATCTACCGCTTCGCCTGA
- a CDS encoding aldo/keto reductase gives MMTITLGTQKLEVSRLGLGCMGMSAFYTGAGADDAGSIRTIHRAMDLGVTFFDTAEIYGPYTNEELLARAFAGGRRDQVVIATKFGTIRHRSKDERGLDGSPENVRLSVEGSLKRLQTDRIDLYYQHRMDPGTPIEDTVGALKELIEEGKIRHYGLSEAAPETIVRANAVHPVTAVQTEYSLWTRDPEAEVLPTVRELGIGFVPYSPLGRGFLTGSIRSLDQLADDDFRRFNPRFEGDNLEANIRIVEQVDEVAREAGAKPGQVALAWLLSRGDDLAPIPGTRRVENLEQNVAAADLDLTPEQLARLDAVAAPVGDRYADMSPLNK, from the coding sequence CTGATGACGATCACACTGGGTACCCAGAAGCTCGAGGTCTCGCGACTCGGGCTCGGCTGCATGGGCATGAGCGCGTTCTACACCGGAGCCGGCGCCGACGACGCCGGCTCGATCCGGACGATCCACCGGGCGATGGACCTCGGGGTCACCTTCTTCGACACCGCCGAGATCTACGGCCCCTACACGAACGAGGAGCTGCTGGCCCGCGCCTTCGCCGGAGGGCGCCGCGACCAGGTGGTCATCGCGACCAAGTTCGGCACCATCCGGCACCGCTCGAAGGACGAGCGCGGCCTCGACGGCTCGCCGGAGAACGTCCGGCTCTCGGTCGAGGGTTCGCTCAAGCGGCTGCAGACCGACCGGATCGATCTCTACTACCAGCACAGGATGGACCCGGGCACGCCGATCGAGGACACCGTCGGGGCCCTGAAGGAGCTCATCGAGGAGGGCAAGATCCGCCACTACGGCCTGTCGGAGGCCGCTCCCGAGACGATCGTGCGCGCCAACGCCGTGCACCCGGTGACTGCGGTGCAGACCGAGTACTCGCTCTGGACGCGCGATCCCGAGGCGGAGGTGCTGCCGACCGTGCGGGAGCTCGGCATCGGGTTCGTGCCGTACTCGCCGCTCGGCCGCGGCTTCCTCACCGGCTCGATCCGCTCGCTCGACCAGCTCGCCGACGACGACTTCCGCCGCTTCAACCCGCGGTTCGAGGGCGACAACCTGGAGGCCAACATCCGGATCGTGGAGCAGGTCGACGAGGTCGCGCGCGAGGCCGGCGCGAAGCCGGGTCAGGTCGCGCTCGCGTGGCTGCTCTCCCGCGGCGACGACCTCGCGCCCATCCCCGGGACGCGCCGCGTCGAGAACCTGGAGCAGAACGTCGCAGCCGCCGACCTCGACCTCACCCCTGAGCAGCTCGCGCGGCTCGATGCCGTCGCCGCTCCCGTCGGCGACCGCTACGCCGACATGAGCCCCCTCAACAAGTAG